A genome region from Mercenaria mercenaria strain notata unplaced genomic scaffold, MADL_Memer_1 contig_4264, whole genome shotgun sequence includes the following:
- the LOC128553745 gene encoding uncharacterized protein LOC128553745, whose protein sequence is MGDLYIRTMEKKQYIEANGYKYVCKWEWDFKQELENNPTMKQYIQSLEIVTPLEPRDAFFGGRTEAFKLYEEGTETSQIKYYDVTSLYPWVNKMGKIPIGHPEVITENFKDISQYEGLIKCKVLAPKGLHLPVLPMKCNNKLMFSLCRVCTENYQQTPCEHSNNERAMVGTWVTDELKMALKQGYTLLQIYEVWHFDNISQYDPETKTGGVFTDYVNTFLKIKQEASGWPDWCVDENSKQKYIQDYYNTEGILLDYVKIEKNPGLRSLAKLMLNSFWGKFGQRTNLTQTSYITDPCEFFDMMTSDQQNVKNIQFVNNESVKLEWVYNDDFIETSGKTNVIIAAYTTAQARLKLYSYLQPLGRRVLYCDTDSVVFTTDVGQWEPPLGDYLGDLTDEVPNNSITSFVTGGPKNYAYGLAIPNKMGQMSICKVRGITLNFKNSLDINFQTVKDMVTGKVDECVTVVDENKIVRNPSTGHVITKRETKDYKIVFDKRVISKEYTTYPYGY, encoded by the coding sequence ATGGGTGACTTGTACATTAGAACTATGGAAAAGAAACAGTATATAGAGGCAAACGGCTACAAGTATGTGTGTAAATGGGAGTGGGACTTCAAACAGGAACTAGAGAATAATCCAACTATGAAACAATACATTCAAAGCTTGGAAATCGTCACTCCACTGGAACCTCGTGATGCCTTCTTTGGGGGTCGGACAGAAGCATTTAAGTTATACGAGGAAGGAACAGAGACGAGTCAAATCAAGTATTATGACGTGACTTCGCTATATCCTTGGgtaaacaaaatgggaaaaataCCCATTGGTCATCCTGAAGTTATCACAGAAAACTTTAAAGACATAAGCCAGTATGAAGGATTGATCAAATGTAAAGTGTTGGCACCTAAAGGTTTACATTTACCTGTCCTGCCAATGAAGTGCAATAACAAATTGATGTTCAGCCTTTGTCGCGTGTGTACGGAAAACTATCAACAGACGCCATGCGAACATAGCAACAACGAGAGGGCAATGGTTGGAACATGGGTGACAGATGAGCTGAAAATGGCATTAAAGCAGGGTTATACACTGTTACAAATATATGAAGTTTGGCATTTTGACAATATATCCCAGTATGACCCTGAGACGAAAACAGGGGGCGTGTTTACCGATTATGTTAACACCTtcttaaaaattaaacaagaggcgAGCGGTTGGCCAGACTGGTGTGTTGATGAAAACTCTAAACAAAAGTACATACAAGACTATTACAACACAGAGGGTATCTTATTAGACTACGTCAAAATAGAGAAGAATCCCGGTCTAAGATCATTGGCTAAATTGATGCTGAATAGCTTCTGGGGGAAATTTGGGCAACGAACAAACCTGACTCAAACTTCCTACATTACAGACCCTTGTGAGTTTTTCGACATGATGACCTCAGACcagcaaaatgtaaaaaacataCAATTCGTCAACAACGAGTCTGTCAAGTTAGAATGGGTGTATAATGACGACTTCATTGAGACATCAGGCAAAACTAATGTCATCATTGCGGCCTATACTACTGCTCAAGCCCGCCTTAAGCTCTACAGTTACCTGCAGCCATTAGGCAGAAGGGTTCTATATTGTGATACAGATTCCGTGGTGTTTACAACAGATGTGGGTCAGTGGGAACCGCCATTGGGTGATTACTTAGGAGATCTTACAGACGAAGTGCCGAATAACAGCATCACATCATTTGTCACAGGGGGTCCTAAAAATTATGCTTACGGACTTGCTATTCCAAATAAAATGGGTCAAATGTCAATTTGTAAAGTGCGTGGTATTACACTGAATTTCAAAAACTCACTTGATATTAATTTTCAAACTGTCAAGGATATGGTTACCGGAAAGGTTGACGAGTGTGTTACTGTTGTAGACGAAAATAAAATTGTCAGGAATCCCTCAACTGGACATGTAATTACCAAACGCGAAACGAAGGATTACAAAATCGTCTTCGATAAACGAGTTATCAGTAaagaatatactacatatccgtATGGATATTAA
- the LOC128553746 gene encoding uncharacterized protein LOC128553746, whose amino-acid sequence MTCLFSCSSLILQICKEEKVSGQLKLPVGNAMERAAKYTGVSERTLYRIQKEEPTQQRKTRTDKVTIDDFDRAVVRRTVHEFLVYRKQLPTIKSLRKSLKEKIGYIGGKEHLRRTLHELGFRWRKTTNNRRLLMERTDIVLARINFLKKIKKFREDGRTIVYTDETFVHSSHTFHRSWQSDDVGLRVPFSKGQRMIIVHAGTETGFVKGAELVFKSQSHTGDYHDEMNSTNFMKWLQEKLLPNLPQRSVLIVDNAPYHNIQTDKCPTTATRKSDIQGWLRRHNIDFDEKLLKAELLDLCKRNKPSPEYLLDRILKEHGHDCLRLPAYHADLNAIEFVWAQLKGIIGRHNVTFRTSDLEQHIYDAISTITDEDWQSCCTHVQKVEQEYWKSDIAVAEDMDGIVIEVCSSDEDTDTASEGYASDTDTADEDEDNILFN is encoded by the coding sequence ATGACCTGTCTGTTTTCATGTTCTTCTTTAATTTTGCAGATATGTAAGGAGGAAAAAGTTTCAGGACAGTTGAAGCTACCAGTAGGTAATGCTATGGAACGTGCGGCAAAGTACACTGGTGTATCTGAGCGCACCCTTTACAGGATACAAAAAGAAGAGCCGACACAGCAACGCAAAACAAGAACAGACAAAGTAACCATTGACGACTTTGACCGAGCTGTCGTCCGACGCACAGTGCACGAATTCCTAGTTTACCGGAAGCAATTACCAACTATAAAAAGTTTGAGAAAATCATTGAAAGAGAAGATTGGCTACATAGGAGGAAAGGAACATCTCCGCAGAACATTGCATGAATTGGGTTTCAGATGGAGAAAAACGACAAACAACAGAAGACTATTAATGGAAAGGACCGACATAGTTTTGGCTAGAATAAACTTCCTGAAGAAGATCAAGAAATTCCGAGAAGATGGGAGGACGATTGTATATACCGATGAGACTTTTGTCCATTCAAGCCATACATTTCACAGATCATGGCAGTCCGATGATGTTGGACTCCGCGTTCCTTTCAGTAAAGGGCAGCGGATGATAATAGTTCACGCTGGGACTGAGACTGGTTTCGTCAAGGGTGCCGAACTAGTTTTCAAGTCGCAATCGCACACAGGCGATTATCATGACGAAATGAACAGTACCAATTTTATGAAATGGCTACAAGAAAAATTACTACCAAACCTGCCTCAGAGATCTGTGCTGATCGTTGACAACGCACCTTATCACAATATTCAAACAGATAAATGCCCAACAACTGCAACACGCAAGAGCGACATTCAAGGTTGGTTGAGACGGCACAACATCGACTTTGACGAGAAGCTGTTGAAGGCGGAACTCCTTGACCTTTGCAAAAGGAACAAACCATCACCAGAATACTTGTTAGATAGGATATTAAAGGAACATGGTCATGACTGCTTACGACTTCCGGCCTACCATGCTGATCTCAATGCTATCGAATTTGTGTGGGCACAGCTAAAAGGAATCATTGGCAGACATAACGTTACCTTCAGGACGTCGGACTTGGAGCAACACATTTACGATGCCATCTCCACTATAACCGATGAGGATTGGCAGTCATGTTGTACTCATGTGCAGAAAGTAGAACAGGAATATTGGAAATCTGACATTGCTGTAGCAGAGGACATGGATGGTATAGTTATTGAAGTTTGTTCTAGCGACGAGGACACAGACACTGCATCTGAAGGATATGCATCAGACACAGATACTGCGGATGAAGATGAagataacattttgttcaattgA